A genomic region of Novipirellula aureliae contains the following coding sequences:
- the pgi gene encoding glucose-6-phosphate isomerase gives MTTSPATKLTSTAAWKDLTTQFELIGKKHLRDFFAEDASRAEKFSVEALGLLLDYSKNRIDSETMERLFALAETANLKQHIEAMFNGEKINTTEDRAVLHTALRAPQDAVVMVDGENVVPDVHAVLDKMTEFCNQVRSGAWKGQTGKSIRNVVNIGIGGSDLGPVMAYEALKHYSSRELTFRYVSNVDGTDFAEATIDLDPAETLFVVSSKTFTTLETMTNARTARQWLLAGLGGDSSAVAKHFVAVSTNAEKVKDFGIDTNNMFIFWDWVGGRYSMDSAIGLSTMLAIGPGHFRDLLAGFHEMDHHFRTTPFEQNLPVIMALLTVWYVNFFDAKTIAVLPYDQYLKRFPAYLQQLTMESNGKSTTLAGDRVSYDTSPIYWGEPGTNGQHSFYQLIHQGTHLIPCDFIAFANSLNPLGEHQDYLLANVIAQGEALAMGKTKEEVEAEGTNADLVPHRVFEGNRPSNTIMIDRLTPSILGKLIAMYEHNVFVQGVIWQLDSFDQWGVELGKVLAQKIIPELQSADAELAHDSSTNQLIKTYRKLKA, from the coding sequence ATGACCACATCACCCGCCACCAAACTGACCTCGACCGCTGCGTGGAAAGATCTAACGACGCAATTTGAGCTGATAGGAAAAAAACACCTTCGCGATTTCTTTGCCGAAGACGCTTCGCGAGCGGAAAAGTTCTCGGTTGAAGCTCTCGGATTATTGCTCGACTATTCCAAGAATCGTATCGATTCCGAGACAATGGAGCGATTGTTTGCGCTGGCGGAAACGGCAAACTTGAAACAGCACATCGAAGCGATGTTCAATGGCGAAAAGATCAATACCACCGAGGATCGAGCCGTTTTACACACGGCCCTGCGTGCTCCCCAAGACGCTGTCGTGATGGTCGACGGCGAAAACGTTGTTCCGGACGTCCATGCCGTGCTCGACAAAATGACCGAGTTCTGTAACCAAGTTCGTAGCGGAGCATGGAAGGGACAAACTGGCAAATCGATCCGCAACGTTGTCAACATCGGGATCGGCGGGTCGGATCTAGGGCCGGTCATGGCGTACGAGGCATTGAAGCACTACAGCAGTCGCGAGCTAACGTTTCGTTATGTTTCGAATGTTGATGGAACCGATTTTGCCGAAGCGACAATCGATCTCGATCCGGCAGAAACACTCTTTGTTGTTTCCTCCAAAACATTTACAACACTCGAAACAATGACCAACGCTCGTACTGCTCGGCAGTGGTTGTTGGCGGGTTTGGGCGGAGACTCGTCCGCGGTGGCCAAGCACTTTGTCGCCGTCTCGACCAATGCCGAAAAAGTAAAAGACTTTGGAATCGATACGAACAATATGTTCATCTTTTGGGATTGGGTTGGCGGACGTTACTCGATGGACTCTGCGATCGGTTTATCGACGATGTTGGCAATTGGCCCGGGCCACTTCCGAGACCTGTTGGCCGGTTTTCACGAAATGGACCACCATTTCCGGACGACGCCTTTCGAGCAGAATTTGCCCGTCATCATGGCTTTGTTGACCGTTTGGTACGTTAACTTTTTTGATGCCAAAACGATTGCCGTTTTGCCATACGATCAGTACCTCAAACGGTTCCCTGCTTACTTGCAACAATTGACGATGGAGAGCAACGGCAAATCGACGACGCTTGCGGGCGACCGTGTGAGTTATGACACCAGCCCAATCTATTGGGGGGAACCGGGCACAAACGGGCAACACTCGTTCTACCAATTGATCCATCAGGGAACGCACTTGATCCCATGTGACTTTATTGCCTTTGCCAATTCGCTCAACCCGCTTGGCGAGCATCAAGATTACTTGCTCGCCAATGTGATCGCACAAGGCGAAGCACTTGCGATGGGGAAAACGAAAGAGGAAGTCGAGGCAGAAGGCACCAATGCCGATTTGGTCCCACACCGCGTGTTCGAGGGCAATCGCCCATCGAACACGATCATGATCGATCGCTTGACACCATCGATTCTCGGAAAACTGATCGCGATGTATGAACATAACGTGTTCGTGCAAGGAGTGATTTGGCAACTCGATTCGTTCGACCAATGGGGAGTCGAGCTGGGCAAGGTATTGGCACAAAAAATTATCCCCGAGTTGCAATCGGCTGATGCAGAGCTGGCTCACGACAGTTCGACGAATCAATTGATCAAGACCTACCGCAAGCTAAAGGCCTAA
- a CDS encoding DUF202 domain-containing protein — MKMNITDEPAPKPDLNLVRTDLANERTLLAYGRTGLMVSGTGVTLIKFFADEEILQVIGWAFLGLGLLVGAVGLLRFASLHARLHRDG, encoded by the coding sequence ATGAAGATGAATATCACGGACGAGCCGGCTCCCAAGCCCGACCTGAATCTTGTACGCACGGACTTAGCGAACGAGCGAACGCTGCTCGCTTATGGTCGGACCGGACTGATGGTGTCGGGGACGGGAGTGACGTTGATCAAGTTCTTTGCCGATGAAGAAATCCTGCAGGTCATCGGATGGGCTTTTCTCGGCTTAGGGCTGCTCGTCGGAGCGGTTGGCTTGCTGCGTTTTGCAAGTCTTCACGCACGTTTACACCGCGATGGATAG
- the panC gene encoding pantoate--beta-alanine ligase codes for MRQLTTPEQAREFVLDRRFRGHTVGVVPTMGALHDGHLELVRQAKQHCDVSIATIFVNPTQFGPGEDLDKYPRLLEQDLSLLERIGADAVFLPSSESIYPPGFSTFVEAPDVGSPLEGVCRPSHFRGVTTIVCKLFQILPATHAFFGRKDYQQLKVIEAMVRDLNIAIEIVACDTVREEDGLALSSRNRYLDSAQRIQALALSRALQRAQAMATAGTRQTEQLEQAMRQELDGHADHPGVDRVEYAVVVDAETLLPLTDLNRPAVALIAAFVGQTRLIDNRLISALI; via the coding sequence ATGAGGCAACTGACCACACCCGAGCAGGCTCGAGAATTTGTGCTCGATCGCCGCTTTCGGGGACACACCGTCGGAGTGGTTCCGACGATGGGCGCTTTGCATGACGGTCACCTGGAATTGGTCCGCCAAGCGAAGCAGCATTGCGATGTTTCGATTGCGACCATCTTCGTAAATCCGACACAGTTTGGCCCGGGCGAAGATCTCGATAAATACCCACGTTTGCTTGAGCAGGATTTGAGTTTGTTGGAAAGGATTGGTGCCGATGCGGTCTTTTTGCCGTCATCCGAATCGATCTATCCGCCCGGTTTTTCGACGTTTGTCGAAGCGCCGGACGTTGGCTCGCCACTCGAGGGGGTTTGTCGGCCCAGTCATTTCCGCGGCGTGACGACGATCGTTTGCAAACTGTTTCAAATACTACCAGCGACCCATGCCTTCTTTGGCCGCAAAGATTATCAACAATTGAAAGTTATCGAAGCGATGGTTCGTGATTTGAACATCGCAATCGAGATCGTGGCTTGCGATACCGTGCGCGAAGAGGACGGCCTAGCTCTAAGCAGCCGCAATCGCTATTTGGATTCGGCGCAACGAATCCAGGCATTGGCATTGTCGCGAGCGTTACAGCGAGCGCAAGCGATGGCCACAGCGGGGACTCGGCAAACCGAGCAACTCGAACAAGCGATGCGTCAAGAACTCGATGGGCATGCTGACCACCCGGGAGTCGATCGGGTTGAGTATGCGGTGGTCGTCGATGCAGAAACCCTTTTGCCGCTGACCGATTTGAATCGACCGGCGGTCGCCCTGATTGCCGCATTCGTCGGCCAAACTCGTTTGATCGATAATCGATTGATCTCTGCTCTAATTTAG
- a CDS encoding bifunctional nuclease family protein has translation MPVKMQLARIIISELTENQVIYLHEENGDREFPILIGIFEATNIDRRVKEEYLPPRPLTHDLIVNVAKSLGAKIESVVISDLSDHTYYAQLNLRKEDGELVTIDSRPSDAIAVAVTFTPPLPIYVSEQVLDEATSAPF, from the coding sequence ATGCCCGTCAAAATGCAGCTTGCTCGAATCATTATTTCCGAGCTTACCGAAAACCAAGTTATCTATTTGCACGAAGAAAACGGCGACCGCGAATTCCCGATCTTGATTGGGATTTTCGAAGCGACCAATATCGATCGGCGTGTGAAGGAAGAGTACCTTCCGCCACGCCCACTGACGCACGATTTGATCGTCAATGTTGCCAAATCGCTTGGCGCGAAAATTGAAAGTGTCGTCATCAGTGACCTCAGCGACCATACCTACTATGCCCAACTGAATCTTCGTAAAGAGGATGGCGAATTGGTGACGATCGATTCGCGACCAAGCGATGCGATTGCGGTCGCTGTCACGTTTACTCCGCCGCTCCCGATCTACGTCAGCGAACAAGTTCTCGACGAAGCCACCTCAGCCCCCTTTTAG
- the bshB1 gene encoding bacillithiol biosynthesis deacetylase BshB1: MIPIHTEHPGKLPPIEPLDLLVVAPHPDDAELGMGGTIAKMRSLGMRVGVLDLTTGEPTPHGSEAIRKTETATATERLQLTWRGNAGLPNRKLQHTLESRELVASYFRVLQPRWIFAPYWEDAHPDHVAATDLIEAARFWAKLSKTDMPGERFHPERVFYYFCIHLKLAVQPSWIVDISEHWETKLAAIEAYQSQFIVGRPSEPPTMIDRLRDEAANWGRLIGRPYGEPFATKEPLGLESLLGVI; encoded by the coding sequence ATGATTCCAATCCATACCGAGCATCCTGGGAAACTGCCTCCCATCGAGCCACTCGATTTGTTGGTCGTTGCTCCGCATCCCGATGATGCCGAACTTGGCATGGGCGGGACGATCGCGAAAATGCGGTCGCTGGGAATGCGAGTCGGAGTGCTCGACTTGACCACCGGTGAGCCGACACCGCACGGGTCTGAGGCGATTCGCAAAACCGAGACAGCTACGGCGACCGAGCGATTGCAATTGACTTGGCGTGGCAACGCGGGATTGCCCAACCGAAAACTCCAACACACCTTGGAATCGCGTGAGTTGGTTGCCAGCTACTTTCGTGTTTTGCAGCCTCGCTGGATTTTTGCACCTTATTGGGAAGACGCTCACCCGGACCATGTTGCGGCGACCGATCTCATTGAAGCGGCACGGTTTTGGGCGAAGCTAAGCAAAACGGATATGCCTGGCGAACGATTTCATCCGGAGCGAGTTTTCTACTACTTCTGTATCCATTTAAAGTTGGCGGTGCAGCCCAGTTGGATTGTCGACATCAGTGAACATTGGGAAACCAAGCTTGCTGCGATCGAAGCTTATCAGAGCCAATTTATTGTTGGTCGTCCCTCCGAACCGCCCACGATGATCGATCGCCTACGGGATGAAGCAGCGAACTGGGGGCGTTTGATCGGGCGTCCCTATGGTGAGCCGTTCGCCACCAAAGAACCGCTTGGGCTGGAATCGCTCTTGGGGGTGATTTAA
- the ykgO gene encoding type B 50S ribosomal protein L36, translating into MKVVSSIGALKYRHPDCQVVKRRGRIYVICKSNPKFKVRQGGAKVKKARR; encoded by the coding sequence ATGAAAGTTGTCAGCAGTATCGGTGCCCTAAAGTACCGGCATCCCGATTGCCAAGTGGTCAAACGCCGAGGCCGAATTTATGTGATTTGCAAGAGCAATCCGAAGTTCAAAGTCCGCCAAGGTGGTGCCAAGGTGAAGAAGGCGAGGCGTTAA
- the larC gene encoding nickel pincer cofactor biosynthesis protein LarC has product MPEPAKTIAYFDCHSGISGDMTLGALIDLGLQTGKFDVSTIETAVRSLGLGKLSIRAENVKKNGFRAVQVHIDHPPEHAHRHLHHITEMIDQADLIDEKAKRLAHRIFRCLAEAEAKVHHSTIEKVHFHEVGAIDSIADIVGTAIAMTALGIDRIAASAVPTGSGEITIAHGRVAVPAPATTELLIGIPIADSQIEAELTTPTGAAILKATATAFGTMPAMTLSAVGYGSGTKDLTEQANVLRVLLGEATDEVRAESELGGTVVLPSDRVVVMETNLDDATPEQLADCTRRLMSLGAFDVFQTPCVMKKGRAAVQLTAITPFSRVEVVERCLFEHSTAIGIRRYAVDRHKLPRRSERIETEFGSIRCKIVTLPDGSERLTAEDDDVVEAAERNQTCTRLVRQAVQDAWKR; this is encoded by the coding sequence ATGCCAGAGCCTGCAAAAACGATAGCTTACTTCGATTGCCACAGTGGAATCAGCGGCGACATGACGCTCGGAGCCTTGATCGACTTGGGCCTGCAAACCGGAAAATTTGACGTTTCTACCATTGAAACGGCGGTTCGTTCGCTGGGACTTGGCAAGCTGTCTATCCGAGCGGAAAACGTCAAGAAAAACGGTTTTCGAGCGGTTCAGGTGCATATTGACCACCCCCCCGAGCACGCTCATCGACATTTGCATCACATTACCGAAATGATCGATCAAGCCGACCTGATCGACGAGAAAGCGAAAAGATTGGCCCATCGGATCTTTCGTTGCTTGGCGGAAGCGGAGGCAAAAGTTCACCATTCGACGATCGAAAAAGTCCATTTCCATGAAGTCGGCGCCATCGATTCGATCGCCGATATCGTCGGAACCGCCATTGCCATGACGGCACTCGGCATCGACCGCATCGCGGCCTCCGCAGTCCCGACCGGCAGTGGTGAGATCACGATCGCTCATGGCCGCGTGGCGGTCCCAGCACCGGCAACCACCGAATTGCTGATCGGCATCCCGATTGCCGATAGTCAAATTGAAGCGGAATTAACGACTCCGACAGGTGCCGCGATTCTGAAAGCAACGGCGACGGCGTTCGGCACCATGCCCGCAATGACGTTGTCGGCGGTGGGATACGGATCTGGCACGAAAGACTTGACCGAACAAGCAAACGTGCTTCGCGTGCTATTGGGCGAAGCAACAGATGAGGTTCGCGCCGAAAGCGAACTTGGCGGCACGGTTGTCTTGCCATCCGACCGCGTCGTCGTGATGGAAACCAACCTTGACGACGCAACCCCCGAGCAACTAGCCGATTGCACTCGCCGTCTGATGAGCCTTGGAGCGTTCGACGTTTTCCAAACTCCATGCGTCATGAAAAAGGGACGTGCGGCGGTACAACTTACGGCCATCACCCCCTTCTCGAGAGTGGAGGTTGTGGAACGCTGCCTCTTTGAGCATAGCACGGCGATTGGAATCCGCCGCTACGCGGTGGACCGCCACAAACTGCCCCGCCGGAGCGAACGCATTGAAACGGAATTTGGATCGATCCGTTGTAAAATCGTGACACTTCCTGATGGCAGCGAAAGATTGACCGCGGAAGACGACGACGTCGTCGAGGCCGCCGAGCGGAACCAAACATGCACACGATTGGTGCGTCAAGCCGTTCAAGATGCTTGGAAGCGATAA
- a CDS encoding prenyltransferase/squalene oxidase repeat-containing protein, with protein sequence MSEINEPQWSDFVESKSKRPNSERSNENKVASESSTDKKMPVAVKVPAPKELAAQKTSPSKTRITAGVTTPPKVAPSPPPAVPKPRTLGPIASSPIPPDRLAAIPIDGAFDREEPDQNGPRNRFLYFRLMPAWLVSTFVHVVILLVLALITIPSEVKTVNVLSAIGAGEDTPEMEEFQIEEIDSGDVDEIESLADQMVDTEQEIEMPEPTAMEALEVAPVPIPMGDLASEMAPVASSLKTLASGTSSPMGGRSGDTREKLLKKYGGNAASESAVGDALKWLSLHQMANGAWTFQHHLVCRNRCGDPGEAKRAGAINAATALGLLPFLGAGQTHMEGEYKERVRNALLFLAQNGKAGKIQGMPVLDLTEGPGNFYSHGLASIALCEAYAMTKDPALMLPAQASLNFIVYAQASDGGWRYFPKMAGDTSVTGWQIMALKSGHMGYLQVPPATIQGSIEFLDKVQGSNGATYGYMDRRVTEAHLPCTPIGLLCRMYTGWDKNHPGIVEGVKRLGNVGVQKNDIYYDYYAAQVLRHHGGAVWDKFNVELRDWLVETQSQKDGEKGSWYFPNSRSHRGPLEGGRLASTSFACMILEVYYRHMPLYAEAAALDDFPL encoded by the coding sequence ATGTCTGAAATCAATGAGCCGCAATGGAGCGATTTTGTCGAGTCGAAATCGAAGCGGCCGAACTCCGAACGATCGAACGAAAACAAAGTTGCATCAGAGAGCAGTACAGACAAGAAGATGCCGGTGGCTGTAAAGGTCCCCGCCCCTAAAGAATTGGCCGCCCAAAAGACGAGCCCGTCCAAAACTCGCATTACCGCTGGAGTGACGACACCCCCGAAAGTCGCCCCATCGCCACCGCCAGCGGTACCAAAACCGAGAACACTTGGGCCAATCGCCTCCAGCCCTATCCCCCCGGACCGTCTAGCGGCAATCCCCATCGATGGGGCATTCGATCGTGAGGAACCGGATCAGAATGGACCAAGAAATCGTTTCCTCTACTTTCGCCTCATGCCAGCCTGGTTGGTCAGCACGTTTGTGCATGTTGTCATCTTGCTAGTCTTGGCACTCATCACCATTCCATCTGAAGTCAAAACGGTGAATGTGCTATCCGCGATCGGGGCAGGCGAAGACACCCCTGAAATGGAAGAATTCCAAATCGAAGAGATCGATTCGGGCGATGTGGACGAGATAGAGAGCCTCGCCGATCAAATGGTCGATACGGAACAGGAAATAGAGATGCCCGAACCGACAGCGATGGAGGCACTCGAAGTTGCGCCGGTACCGATTCCGATGGGCGACTTGGCATCGGAGATGGCCCCCGTCGCATCTTCATTGAAAACATTGGCGAGCGGCACGTCTTCTCCAATGGGGGGACGCAGCGGCGACACCCGGGAAAAGCTGCTGAAAAAATATGGCGGCAATGCAGCGAGTGAATCGGCAGTCGGCGATGCCTTGAAATGGCTTAGTTTGCATCAAATGGCAAACGGAGCTTGGACCTTTCAGCATCATTTGGTTTGCCGCAATCGATGTGGGGACCCCGGTGAGGCGAAACGGGCTGGCGCGATCAATGCCGCAACGGCGCTGGGCCTGCTACCTTTCCTAGGAGCAGGTCAAACACACATGGAAGGCGAGTACAAAGAACGCGTTCGCAACGCATTGCTGTTCTTGGCTCAAAACGGGAAAGCAGGAAAGATACAAGGCATGCCTGTCTTGGACTTAACCGAAGGCCCCGGAAATTTTTACTCGCATGGCCTCGCTTCGATCGCCCTTTGCGAAGCGTATGCAATGACGAAGGACCCCGCTCTGATGCTTCCCGCTCAAGCCTCGCTCAACTTCATCGTTTACGCCCAAGCAAGCGATGGAGGTTGGCGATATTTCCCCAAGATGGCTGGCGACACCTCGGTGACCGGATGGCAAATAATGGCTCTCAAAAGCGGGCACATGGGCTACTTGCAGGTCCCTCCGGCAACCATTCAAGGCTCGATTGAATTTCTCGATAAGGTCCAGGGAAGCAACGGTGCCACCTATGGCTACATGGACCGAAGAGTCACCGAAGCCCACTTGCCTTGCACGCCGATCGGATTGCTTTGCCGCATGTACACCGGATGGGACAAAAACCACCCGGGGATCGTCGAGGGAGTCAAGCGACTTGGCAACGTTGGCGTCCAAAAGAATGACATTTACTACGACTACTACGCTGCCCAGGTGCTTCGCCATCACGGCGGTGCGGTCTGGGACAAGTTCAATGTTGAGCTTCGCGATTGGCTGGTTGAGACGCAATCCCAAAAGGATGGGGAAAAAGGAAGTTGGTATTTCCCCAACAGCCGCTCTCATCGCGGACCGCTTGAAGGAGGCCGATTGGCTAGCACCTCGTTTGCCTGCATGATTCTCGAAGTTTATTACCGGCACATGCCGCTTTATGCCGAGGCCGCTGCTCTCGACGATTTCCCGCTATAG
- a CDS encoding helix-turn-helix domain-containing protein, translating into MRILKKEDWFHRDGFPICVTRRDPQRPFGLHAHEFSEIVLVTGGAGQHVTGEDSWPLAVGDVFVIGSGRPHDYLNLDDLSLINVMFDPDSLSLRLHDLHTLPGYHALFHLEPAWRKRHKFDSRLQLSAVEMEQAIRFVDDLDAELESRSPGFRFLAMAAFMSLVGCLSRCYGRQGNAATSSLLDIAETISYLEKNFTQPIQLDYLVRVSGMSRRSFLRAFESVMGCSPISHLIRLRIDQACELLRTTEESVTDIAMQTGFNDSNYFSRQFRRQMNCTPRQYRSRPQP; encoded by the coding sequence ATGCGGATACTAAAGAAAGAGGACTGGTTTCATCGTGACGGATTTCCCATCTGTGTCACGCGACGTGATCCGCAGCGTCCCTTCGGGCTGCATGCTCACGAGTTTTCAGAAATCGTATTGGTGACCGGAGGTGCGGGGCAGCATGTGACGGGCGAGGATTCTTGGCCGCTTGCCGTCGGCGACGTCTTCGTGATCGGCAGTGGTCGGCCTCATGATTATCTCAACTTGGATGACCTGAGTTTGATCAACGTGATGTTTGATCCTGATTCGTTGTCCCTGCGGTTGCACGATTTGCATACATTGCCGGGCTACCATGCGTTATTCCATCTCGAGCCCGCCTGGCGAAAGCGGCATAAGTTCGATAGCCGGTTGCAATTGAGTGCAGTGGAGATGGAGCAGGCGATTCGATTCGTTGATGACCTGGATGCCGAACTCGAATCGCGGTCTCCGGGGTTTCGCTTTCTCGCGATGGCAGCGTTCATGAGTTTGGTTGGTTGTCTTTCGCGATGCTATGGACGTCAAGGTAACGCGGCAACCAGCTCGCTATTGGATATCGCCGAGACGATCTCTTACCTCGAGAAAAATTTTACCCAGCCGATCCAGTTGGATTACCTGGTTCGGGTCTCAGGAATGTCACGCAGAAGTTTTTTAAGAGCATTCGAATCGGTGATGGGGTGCTCGCCGATTTCGCATTTGATTCGGCTCAGGATTGATCAAGCTTGTGAACTGTTGCGAACGACCGAAGAAAGCGTGACCGATATTGCGATGCAGACGGGTTTTAACGACAGCAACTACTTCTCGAGACAGTTCCGCCGACAGATGAATTGCACGCCGAGGCAGTATCGTAGCAGGCCCCAACCGTAG
- a CDS encoding L-rhamnose isomerase, giving the protein MAHSMNVQSSYQLARERYAAVGVDVDHAIERLKKIAISLHCWQGDDVGGFEGGDGELGSGLAVTGNYPGRARSPEELRSDLEMAYSLIPGDHRLNLHACYGEFDGPVDRNEIGVEHFQGWIDWGKSQAVSLDFNPTFFSHPKADDGFTLSAADAGIRQFWIEHGIASRKIAAAMGKAQGNACVNNFWIPDGFKDTPASRKNPRTRLADSLDKIFSDSMNPAETLESVECKLFGIGSESYVVGSHEFYMGYAISRQKLLCLDAGHFHPTEGIADKISSVLMYVPELLLHVSRGVRWDSDHVVTYSDELQAIMQEIVRGDFLGRVHIGLDFFDASINRVAAWVIGTRNAVKAMLAALLEPTERLQQFELEGNYTARLAMMEELKSMPFGAVWDQYCEMTDTPVGMDWLAKVEQYELDVLSKR; this is encoded by the coding sequence ATGGCCCATTCAATGAACGTCCAAAGCAGTTACCAATTAGCTCGCGAGCGATACGCGGCGGTCGGAGTCGACGTCGATCATGCGATCGAGCGACTGAAGAAGATTGCGATTTCACTGCATTGCTGGCAGGGCGACGATGTCGGTGGTTTCGAAGGCGGCGATGGCGAACTTGGCAGCGGCTTGGCAGTCACCGGCAATTACCCTGGTCGCGCCCGTAGCCCCGAGGAGTTGCGCAGCGACTTGGAGATGGCCTATTCGCTAATCCCTGGAGATCATCGGCTAAACCTGCATGCCTGCTATGGCGAATTCGATGGCCCGGTCGATCGCAATGAGATAGGTGTCGAGCATTTTCAAGGTTGGATCGATTGGGGCAAAAGCCAAGCGGTTTCACTCGACTTCAACCCAACCTTCTTCTCGCATCCCAAAGCCGACGATGGATTCACTTTATCAGCGGCCGACGCTGGGATTCGCCAATTTTGGATCGAGCATGGGATTGCTTCTCGAAAGATTGCAGCCGCGATGGGCAAGGCACAAGGCAACGCCTGCGTCAATAATTTCTGGATCCCCGACGGCTTCAAGGACACACCCGCAAGTCGAAAGAACCCGCGAACCAGGCTCGCGGATTCCCTTGACAAGATTTTTTCTGATTCGATGAATCCCGCTGAAACGTTAGAGTCGGTTGAATGCAAACTGTTCGGCATCGGTTCCGAGAGCTATGTGGTCGGATCACATGAGTTCTATATGGGCTACGCGATTTCACGTCAGAAACTACTGTGCCTTGATGCAGGGCATTTCCATCCAACCGAAGGGATTGCCGACAAGATTTCGTCGGTGCTGATGTATGTTCCGGAACTTCTATTGCATGTCAGTCGTGGCGTGCGTTGGGACAGCGACCATGTGGTCACGTATAGCGATGAACTACAAGCGATCATGCAAGAGATCGTGCGAGGCGATTTTCTCGGCCGCGTCCACATTGGATTGGACTTCTTTGACGCCAGCATCAACCGGGTAGCTGCATGGGTTATCGGGACACGAAATGCCGTTAAGGCGATGCTAGCGGCTTTACTGGAACCGACCGAGCGATTACAACAGTTTGAACTCGAGGGCAACTACACAGCGCGTTTGGCGATGATGGAAGAGTTAAAGTCAATGCCCTTCGGTGCGGTATGGGATCAGTACTGCGAAATGACGGATACTCCGGTCGGCATGGATTGGCTGGCGAAGGTCGAGCAATATGAATTGGACGTACTGTCGAAGCGATAA
- a CDS encoding class II aldolase/adducin family protein, producing the protein MNQTRSLLHPRDEIMQTMDRIYRYRMTTTSGGNLSIRDQSGDIWISPARVDKGNLTRRDIVCVRADGTVDGPHPPSSEFPFHKAIYEARPDLRALVHAHPVALVAFSICQKVPNTRLFHQARSVCGNVGFADYACPGTAKLGENIASTFAEGCDSVILENHGVVVGGDSLSHAFKRFEAFEFAGKTLIKAARLGDVHFLSDAQLDEAANRCVDFESFTPPEATATERELRRQLCEFVRRGCRQRLLISTEGSFSARLTGNAFLITPTQQDRENLCIDDLVLIDGEQREAGKYASRAAKAHQAIYEKHPQVQAIVFAHPVNATAFSVTDSTLDVRTIPESYVFLRDVRRVPYGIQYNVAKQHSSAKIADYVSVDSPAAILENDGVIIAGQSILDAFDRLEVLESTAEAVINAKAIGEISAMSDEVINELCREFNLK; encoded by the coding sequence ATGAACCAAACGCGAAGTCTGTTGCATCCTCGTGATGAAATCATGCAAACGATGGATCGAATTTATCGTTATCGGATGACAACGACTTCGGGAGGCAACCTTTCGATTCGTGACCAGTCGGGTGATATTTGGATCTCGCCTGCCCGTGTTGACAAAGGCAACCTGACTCGCCGCGACATCGTATGCGTGCGAGCCGATGGAACGGTCGACGGGCCACATCCACCGTCGTCGGAATTTCCGTTTCACAAAGCGATCTATGAAGCACGACCAGACCTTCGTGCACTCGTTCACGCCCATCCGGTGGCGTTGGTAGCGTTTAGCATTTGCCAAAAGGTCCCCAACACCCGTTTGTTTCATCAAGCGCGGTCGGTTTGTGGAAACGTCGGATTCGCCGATTACGCTTGTCCAGGAACCGCAAAATTGGGCGAGAACATCGCGTCGACGTTTGCAGAAGGCTGTGATAGCGTCATTTTAGAAAATCATGGCGTGGTCGTCGGTGGTGATTCGTTAAGCCATGCATTCAAGCGTTTCGAAGCGTTTGAGTTTGCCGGTAAGACGCTCATCAAAGCAGCACGTTTGGGTGACGTGCATTTTTTAAGTGACGCCCAACTTGACGAAGCAGCCAATCGATGTGTGGATTTTGAGTCGTTCACTCCGCCCGAGGCGACAGCGACCGAGCGTGAATTACGTCGGCAATTGTGCGAATTCGTGCGCCGGGGGTGCCGCCAACGGCTACTCATAAGCACCGAAGGTAGTTTTTCGGCTCGCCTGACAGGCAACGCATTTTTGATCACTCCGACTCAGCAAGACCGCGAAAATCTTTGTATTGACGATCTCGTGTTGATCGATGGTGAGCAGCGTGAAGCGGGTAAGTACGCCAGCCGGGCGGCGAAAGCTCATCAAGCCATTTATGAAAAACACCCTCAGGTTCAAGCAATTGTGTTTGCACATCCTGTCAATGCGACCGCCTTTAGCGTGACCGATTCAACGCTCGATGTGCGTACGATTCCCGAAAGTTACGTTTTTTTGAGGGATGTCAGACGGGTCCCGTATGGAATCCAGTACAACGTGGCAAAACAGCACAGTAGCGCAAAGATAGCCGATTACGTCTCCGTCGATTCACCTGCAGCAATCCTTGAAAACGATGGAGTGATCATTGCAGGCCAAAGCATTCTCGACGCATTCGATCGGCTTGAAGTGTTGGAGTCGACTGCCGAAGCGGTCATCAATGCGAAAGCGATTGGCGAGATCTCGGCGATGTCGGACGAGGTAATCAATGAATTATGCCGAGAGTTCAATTTGAAGTAG